A window of the Acetobacteraceae bacterium genome harbors these coding sequences:
- a CDS encoding urea transporter: MKIRFGLLWHFYCKNYRVVYALDILLKGYSQVMFQSNSLTGLFFFIGIFWSGCVSGVPQIALGSLLGTFIATLCAYCFTQDKLGLRLGLYGYNGCLVGIALPTFLVISPMLWAWIIFGSALSTFLIFMMRSLGIKQVAILTAPFVFSSWIGIVFSHFLGHCSYLSAPTSSADHNVFLYSSEAIFQSISEVFLKCFSVIIGLAVRLCF; encoded by the coding sequence ATGAAAATACGGTTCGGCCTTTTATGGCATTTTTACTGTAAAAATTACCGTGTTGTGTACGCTTTAGATATTCTCTTGAAGGGGTATTCTCAGGTTATGTTTCAAAGCAATTCCTTGACGGGATTGTTCTTTTTTATAGGAATTTTTTGGAGTGGCTGTGTTTCTGGAGTGCCTCAAATTGCGCTAGGTAGTTTGCTGGGCACTTTTATTGCAACATTATGCGCTTACTGTTTTACGCAGGATAAATTAGGTTTAAGGCTGGGGCTGTATGGCTATAATGGCTGTTTGGTCGGGATTGCGCTGCCTACTTTTTTAGTGATCTCTCCGATGCTGTGGGCTTGGATTATTTTTGGAAGCGCACTATCCACTTTTTTGATTTTTATGATGCGGAGTCTGGGCATAAAACAAGTGGCTATTTTAACAGCGCCCTTTGTCTTTAGCAGTTGGATAGGCATTGTATTTAGCCATTTTTTAGGACATTGCTCCTATTTATCTGCACCAACATCATCAGCAGATCATAATGTCTTTTTATATTCTTCAGAGGCTATTTTTCAAAGTATTTCTGAAGTATTTCTGAAGTGTTTCTCTGTCATAATAGGGTTAGCGGTGCGCTTATGCTTTTAG
- a CDS encoding urease subunit alpha: MPTISRKEYVELFGPTVGDKIRLGDTQLFVEIEKDLRGYGEESVYGGGKSLRGGMGANNHLTSDKVLDLVITNVTILDAKQGVIKADVGIKNGYIASIGKCGNPDTMDATTLGMIVGVATDVIAGEHLILTAGGIDSHIHFIAPQQIEHALSNGITTFFGGGVGPTDGSNGTTVTAGPWHIHRMLRAFEGLPINVGFLGKGHAAHFAPLREQIEAGAAGLKVHEDWGASASSLRHALRVADEMDVQVAVHTDSLNEGGYVENTIEAFEGRTIHTFHTEGAGGGHAPDIIKVAGLMNVLPSSTNPTLPFGINSQAELFDMIMVCHHLSPKVPADVAFSESRVRPETMAAESVLHDMGVISMISSDSQAMGRVGENWLRLVQTAHAMKMVRGKLPEDAPGNDNFRVLRYIAKITINPAITQGISHVLGSVEVGKMADLVLWDPRFFGAKPKMVIKGGVINWAVMGDPNASLPTPEPTFYRPMYGAMGKTALDTCVTFVSEAAQQNDIKEKLGLERQVMAVHNCRAILKEDMVLNAETPEIDVDPETFAVTVDGEHTTMEPVHTVALNQRYFFG; this comes from the coding sequence GTGCCGACAATTTCCCGCAAAGAATATGTTGAATTATTTGGGCCGACTGTTGGCGATAAAATACGCCTAGGAGATACTCAGCTTTTTGTCGAGATTGAAAAAGATTTGCGTGGTTATGGGGAAGAGTCTGTTTATGGTGGTGGCAAGTCTCTTCGTGGCGGTATGGGCGCAAATAATCATCTAACCAGTGATAAAGTCTTAGATCTAGTGATTACCAACGTTACGATTTTGGATGCAAAACAGGGTGTGATTAAAGCCGATGTTGGTATTAAAAATGGTTATATTGCTTCGATTGGAAAATGCGGTAATCCCGATACAATGGATGCAACGACTCTTGGAATGATTGTCGGTGTTGCCACAGATGTGATTGCAGGGGAACATCTTATTTTGACCGCTGGTGGCATTGATTCCCATATTCATTTTATTGCGCCACAGCAGATTGAGCACGCACTTTCTAATGGCATTACAACTTTTTTTGGGGGCGGTGTTGGACCGACAGATGGGTCTAACGGCACAACTGTTACCGCAGGCCCTTGGCATATCCATCGAATGTTGCGTGCTTTTGAAGGATTGCCAATTAATGTTGGGTTTTTGGGAAAAGGGCATGCAGCGCATTTTGCACCTTTACGGGAGCAAATTGAGGCAGGGGCAGCAGGTTTGAAAGTCCATGAGGACTGGGGGGCTTCTGCTTCTTCTTTGCGTCATGCTTTACGCGTTGCAGATGAAATGGATGTTCAGGTCGCTGTTCATACGGATAGTTTGAATGAAGGCGGATATGTGGAGAACACGATTGAAGCTTTTGAAGGTCGAACCATTCATACTTTCCATACAGAAGGCGCAGGCGGTGGCCATGCCCCAGATATTATTAAAGTGGCAGGATTGATGAATGTTTTGCCAAGTTCGACAAATCCGACTTTGCCGTTTGGCATAAACAGTCAGGCAGAATTATTCGATATGATTATGGTTTGCCATCATCTTAGTCCAAAAGTGCCTGCAGATGTGGCTTTTTCAGAAAGCCGTGTGCGTCCAGAAACAATGGCTGCCGAAAGTGTGTTGCACGATATGGGTGTGATTTCGATGATTTCGAGTGATTCACAGGCGATGGGACGGGTAGGAGAGAATTGGCTTCGCTTGGTGCAAACGGCGCACGCCATGAAAATGGTGCGTGGTAAATTGCCTGAAGATGCCCCTGGAAATGATAATTTTCGTGTTTTGCGTTATATCGCTAAAATCACGATTAACCCAGCGATTACGCAAGGGATTAGCCATGTTCTTGGCTCTGTTGAGGTTGGGAAAATGGCAGATTTGGTGCTATGGGATCCTCGTTTTTTCGGGGCTAAGCCAAAAATGGTGATTAAAGGCGGTGTGATTAACTGGGCAGTGATGGGGGATCCAAATGCTTCTTTGCCAACGCCAGAGCCGACTTTTTATCGTCCAATGTATGGTGCTATGGGGAAGACAGCACTGGATACTTGTGTAACTTTTGTATCTGAAGCGGCTCAACAAAATGATATTAAAGAAAAGCTTGGTTTAGAGCGTCAGGTCATGGCAGTGCATAATTGCCGTGCCATTTTAAAGGAAGATATGGTGTTAAACGCTGAAACACCTGAAATTGATGTTGATCCTGAAACGTTTGCGGTCACGGTAGATGGCGAACATACAACCATGGAACCTGTTCACACTGTGGCATTGAATCAGCGTTACTTTTTTGGTTAA
- a CDS encoding urease accessory protein UreF — MSELGLIQLFQFSDSVLPVGGFAFSNGLESAVQTGIVHNADTLKAFTRDALYQAATGDARAIVATCQALQTEDYSSLVIENDRALYHQRLNEEGRLMLVRMGKKLAEMSFAVTEKPLIGWWLEKIKSGEAIGTYPITQSIVMSSLGAAPREVLVAHFYGVAMTILSAALRLMRITHIEIQKILFQLNQEILSFCEEAEKGGVEQMASYAPVKEILASLHVKAFTRLFSN; from the coding sequence ATGTCTGAATTAGGATTAATTCAACTTTTTCAGTTTTCAGATTCTGTTTTGCCTGTTGGGGGTTTTGCATTTTCCAATGGTTTAGAAAGTGCCGTTCAGACTGGGATTGTGCATAATGCTGATACCCTGAAGGCCTTTACACGGGATGCGCTTTATCAGGCCGCAACGGGCGACGCAAGAGCCATTGTTGCAACATGCCAAGCTTTGCAGACAGAGGATTATTCTTCGCTTGTGATTGAAAATGATAGAGCGCTTTATCATCAGAGATTGAATGAAGAAGGCCGTTTAATGCTTGTTCGAATGGGCAAGAAATTGGCAGAAATGTCTTTTGCGGTGACAGAAAAACCGCTTATTGGGTGGTGGCTGGAAAAAATTAAATCTGGAGAGGCTATCGGTACGTATCCTATTACGCAGTCTATCGTCATGAGCTCTCTGGGGGCTGCTCCCCGTGAGGTGCTTGTCGCGCATTTTTATGGGGTTGCTATGACGATTTTGAGCGCTGCGCTGCGTCTTATGCGGATTACCCATATTGAAATTCAAAAAATTTTATTTCAATTAAATCAGGAAATTCTGTCTTTTTGTGAAGAGGCTGAAAAAGGAGGGGTGGAACAAATGGCCTCCTATGCGCCTGTAAAGGAGATTTTAGCTTCTTTGCATGTAAAAGCCTTCACACGTTTATTTAGTAACTAA
- a CDS encoding DUF3944 domain-containing protein: protein MILPCISCKQNVLKTEIFMNYRRDIDLEFLEELPSEKLNDLVEIIINKNGVLGLPRLTEELTKSKQYKEYFPDHHKY from the coding sequence ATGATTCTCCCATGCATTTCATGCAAGCAAAATGTGCTCAAAACGGAGATATTTATGAATTACAGAAGAGATATTGATTTAGAATTTCTCGAAGAACTTCCGTCCGAAAAATTAAATGATTTAGTTGAAATCATTATAAATAAAAATGGTGTATTAGGATTACCTCGCCTCACTGAAGAACTCACTAAATCTAAGCAATACAAAGAATATTTTCCCGATCATCACAAATATTGA
- a CDS encoding carbohydrate porin, producing the protein MDVNIGNFPSIRVSEPAAPKNKVGAISTPSFVVPQALFPGGFGATSWLRKYGVNFLVQNTNEFAGAITDPTPGFAQYKKGGSDAGQLSESLDIDWAKLAGIPGFATHVVTVGRYGTTANRMFGDWLNHSSEDYGGGGNVAIHLVYAYGEETLYHQRIAIAGGLMGEMGSFQSSPLFCNFMNNSMCGRPKAATDSPYSSGYPASVWAARIRVRPTQHTYMQVGAFAAEEGIYGNAQHRTGFKFNGATVKGWRLPLEGGWEPVFRGKLEGHYKIGGVWQHAPTADNFYNSQGQSYALTGTKPGNVEDSYGVWFMADQKVWTHYHEKRRGMTFLAGFLWNDRRTSVRNWEVYGAFIDRGIFKSRPYDSLNFAFTHEGISPGVTATDGILLNKGEGLPNHATGRQFGTSILECDYSISFGHGLIIEPVFEYYFNPNGQHNLRNAAMLGFKSTWEIF; encoded by the coding sequence ATGGATGTAAATATTGGTAACTTCCCATCTATTCGTGTTTCAGAACCCGCTGCTCCAAAGAATAAAGTTGGTGCGATTTCGACCCCCTCTTTTGTTGTGCCACAGGCGCTTTTCCCTGGTGGCTTTGGGGCGACTTCATGGCTGCGTAAATATGGTGTTAATTTCCTTGTGCAAAACACCAATGAATTTGCCGGAGCTATTACAGATCCGACACCAGGCTTTGCACAATATAAAAAAGGCGGAAGTGACGCAGGGCAGCTTTCTGAATCTTTAGATATTGACTGGGCAAAACTTGCCGGTATTCCAGGTTTTGCAACTCATGTTGTGACTGTGGGGCGTTACGGAACGACAGCAAACCGAATGTTTGGGGATTGGCTAAACCATTCCTCGGAAGATTATGGCGGCGGCGGTAACGTTGCTATTCACTTGGTATATGCCTATGGCGAAGAAACACTTTACCATCAAAGGATAGCTATTGCAGGGGGGCTTATGGGAGAAATGGGAAGCTTCCAGAGTAGCCCCCTTTTTTGTAACTTTATGAACAACAGTATGTGTGGCCGTCCGAAGGCGGCAACCGATAGTCCGTACTCAAGCGGTTACCCTGCATCTGTCTGGGCAGCACGTATTCGTGTCCGTCCAACACAGCACACTTATATGCAGGTAGGCGCCTTTGCTGCGGAAGAAGGTATTTACGGAAATGCGCAGCATAGGACAGGTTTTAAATTTAATGGCGCAACTGTAAAAGGTTGGCGGCTTCCCTTAGAAGGTGGATGGGAGCCTGTCTTTAGAGGAAAATTGGAGGGGCATTATAAAATAGGTGGTGTTTGGCAACATGCGCCAACAGCAGATAATTTTTATAATTCACAAGGGCAGTCTTATGCCTTGACAGGAACAAAGCCAGGAAATGTTGAGGATAGTTATGGTGTTTGGTTTATGGCAGATCAGAAGGTCTGGACACATTACCACGAAAAGCGGCGAGGTATGACTTTTCTGGCAGGTTTCTTATGGAATGATAGGAGAACGTCTGTAAGAAACTGGGAGGTTTACGGTGCCTTTATTGATCGTGGTATTTTTAAATCGCGTCCGTATGATTCTTTAAATTTTGCTTTTACTCATGAAGGGATTTCTCCAGGTGTTACAGCGACGGACGGGATTTTGCTCAATAAAGGTGAAGGGTTGCCCAATCATGCAACAGGAAGACAGTTTGGAACGTCTATTTTAGAATGCGATTATTCTATTTCCTTTGGGCACGGGCTGATTATTGAACCTGTTTTTGAATATTACTTTAATCCAAACGGACAACATAACTTGAGAAATGCGGCTATGTTGGGATTTAAATCCACATGGGAAATTTTTTAA
- a CDS encoding LysE family translocator has protein sequence MLHSLAPLWPFTIAWLITVLVPGLNFVLVTRTAALHGRSAGLFTTLGIGIAAILWGLGGFLGLHALFEWQPSLETFAKIAGGLFLVWVGIDLIRKRNSELHAPTEQNETAGPETFRHSFLKGFFCCISNPDVLVFTTSLFATLFPAHAPLWMGLAATGIMFVIQVGWMGTLAYCLSAPFMAQWFNDKRNIIDIIAGTLFIILGGLLLYAPLKGLL, from the coding sequence ATGCTACATTCCCTTGCCCCTCTATGGCCGTTTACGATTGCTTGGCTCATAACAGTTCTTGTTCCAGGTCTTAATTTTGTCCTTGTGACACGCACTGCTGCTCTGCATGGACGTTCTGCTGGACTTTTTACGACACTGGGAATTGGGATTGCCGCTATTCTCTGGGGATTAGGAGGATTTTTAGGCCTTCATGCACTCTTTGAATGGCAACCTAGCCTTGAAACTTTTGCTAAAATTGCAGGTGGCCTTTTTCTTGTTTGGGTTGGGATTGATCTTATCCGCAAACGCAACTCCGAATTGCACGCCCCCACAGAACAAAATGAAACAGCAGGTCCAGAAACATTCCGGCACTCCTTTTTAAAGGGCTTTTTCTGCTGCATCTCCAATCCTGACGTTCTGGTTTTTACGACTTCGCTCTTCGCAACCCTTTTCCCGGCACATGCCCCACTTTGGATGGGGCTCGCAGCAACAGGCATTATGTTTGTTATACAAGTTGGGTGGATGGGAACGCTTGCTTATTGCCTAAGTGCCCCTTTTATGGCGCAATGGTTCAATGATAAACGCAATATTATTGATATTATCGCGGGAACACTCTTTATTATCCTCGGCGGATTATTGCTCTATGCACCACTAAAAGGCCTTCTCTAA
- the ureG gene encoding urease accessory protein UreG: MKKITRIGIGGPVGSGKTAIIEVITPRLIALGVKPLIITNDIVTVEDAKQVKRTLRGILDEEKILGVETGACPHTAVREDPSMNLAAVEEMETRFPESDIVMIESGGDNLTLTFSPALADFSLYVIDVAEGEKIPRKNGPGLVQADILVINKIDLAPYVGASLEVMEQDTKKVRGERPYILTNCKTGEGIDALVSMIMRDFLFTHPASAIA; the protein is encoded by the coding sequence ATGAAAAAAATAACCCGTATCGGGATTGGAGGACCTGTTGGTTCTGGTAAGACGGCGATTATTGAGGTGATTACACCTCGGTTAATAGCGTTAGGGGTTAAGCCTTTGATTATTACGAATGATATTGTGACGGTTGAGGATGCTAAGCAGGTAAAGCGGACGTTAAGGGGCATTCTTGATGAGGAAAAAATTCTTGGCGTGGAAACAGGCGCTTGTCCTCATACGGCGGTGCGTGAAGACCCAAGTATGAATTTGGCCGCTGTGGAGGAGATGGAAACACGTTTTCCAGAAAGTGATATTGTGATGATTGAAAGTGGCGGAGATAATTTAACACTCACTTTTAGCCCAGCTTTGGCGGATTTCAGCCTTTATGTGATTGATGTGGCAGAGGGGGAGAAAATACCCCGCAAAAATGGTCCAGGACTAGTGCAGGCTGATATTTTAGTTATCAATAAAATAGATTTAGCGCCTTACGTTGGGGCCAGCCTTGAAGTGATGGAGCAGGATACTAAAAAAGTTCGAGGAGAACGTCCTTATATTCTAACAAATTGTAAGACAGGAGAAGGAATTGATGCGCTTGTTTCTATGATTATGCGAGATTTTCTTTTTACCCATCCTGCTTCGGCGATAGCATGA
- a CDS encoding urease subunit gamma: MQLTPREIEKLMVYTLADVAQKRKEKGLKLNHPEAVAIITAAAMEGAREGKTVEEVMHVARNVLTREDVMDGIPDLISYVQVEAIFTDGSRLVTIHDPIQ; encoded by the coding sequence ATGCAATTGACCCCTCGGGAAATTGAAAAATTGATGGTTTATACGCTGGCAGATGTTGCTCAAAAGCGTAAAGAAAAGGGGCTCAAGCTTAACCATCCAGAAGCGGTCGCTATTATTACTGCAGCTGCGATGGAAGGGGCACGGGAAGGTAAAACTGTTGAGGAAGTGATGCATGTCGCTCGTAATGTTTTAACCCGAGAAGACGTGATGGATGGAATTCCTGATTTAATCTCTTATGTGCAGGTAGAGGCTATTTTTACTGATGGCAGCCGTCTTGTGACCATTCATGACCCTATTCAATAG
- a CDS encoding urease subunit beta, giving the protein MDEEQSEKDVPIGGFVFAETPIRFNEKRRQTLITVRNTGDRPIQVGSHFHFFEVNKALQFDRLEAYGKRLNITSSTAIRFEPGDEVKVSLIPIGGRKTISGFNNLVDAWTGENKAALRTEEAIKLGYKNMNEPRKKA; this is encoded by the coding sequence ATGGACGAAGAGCAATCTGAAAAAGACGTTCCAATTGGCGGTTTTGTGTTTGCAGAAACACCAATTAGATTTAATGAAAAAAGGCGTCAAACGCTGATTACCGTTCGCAACACAGGCGATCGTCCGATACAGGTAGGTTCGCATTTTCATTTTTTTGAAGTGAATAAAGCGCTTCAGTTTGATCGTTTAGAGGCCTATGGCAAGCGTTTAAATATTACCTCCAGTACAGCTATTCGTTTTGAACCAGGGGATGAGGTAAAGGTTTCTTTAATTCCAATCGGTGGAAGAAAAACGATTTCAGGGTTTAATAATCTTGTAGATGCCTGGACTGGTGAGAATAAAGCGGCTCTGAGAACAGAAGAAGCCATTAAATTGGGCTACAAAAATATGAATGAGCCACGGAAAAAAGCGTAG
- a CDS encoding glycosyltransferase, producing MSLSSRLYSCAVVIPCLNEELALPLVIKGLQTSLPQAQIWVYDNGSTDNTILVAKSLGAKVRSVPLKGKGYAILQAFADLSTDYLFIIDGDATYETAAAPRLLNLAMEQNLDMVTAIRRAIIDEKAYRFGHLFGNKVLTGLVRKFFSGLTPHDLLSGYRVFSKRFYKSFPCIISGFEIETYLTLHALTLAMPTGEMDTIYQERPSGSESKLRTYPDGLRILKAIIILIQRERPLFAYCWISLFIGFIGLILGLSLIPEYLTTGLVPRFPTAILSTALILFSLITATCGVLLHNIASLRRENIRLTYMQNHLDD from the coding sequence TTGAGCTTGTCTTCACGTCTTTATAGTTGCGCTGTTGTTATTCCCTGTTTGAACGAAGAATTAGCATTGCCCCTCGTTATTAAAGGTCTGCAAACTTCCTTACCCCAAGCGCAAATTTGGGTCTATGACAATGGATCGACAGACAACACCATTTTAGTCGCAAAATCTCTAGGTGCAAAAGTTCGCTCTGTCCCTTTGAAAGGAAAAGGTTACGCCATTCTCCAAGCGTTTGCCGATCTCTCTACGGATTATCTGTTTATCATTGATGGTGATGCAACGTACGAAACAGCAGCTGCTCCCCGACTTTTAAATCTGGCGATGGAACAAAACCTTGATATGGTAACGGCTATCCGCCGAGCCATTATTGATGAAAAAGCTTATCGTTTTGGGCATTTATTCGGAAACAAAGTCTTAACAGGGCTTGTGAGAAAATTTTTCTCAGGCCTGACACCCCATGACTTACTCTCCGGCTACCGCGTGTTTAGTAAACGCTTCTATAAATCTTTCCCTTGCATCATTTCAGGTTTTGAAATTGAAACCTATCTCACTCTTCATGCACTTACTCTTGCAATGCCAACAGGCGAAATGGACACCATCTATCAAGAACGTCCCTCCGGTTCTGAAAGTAAATTGCGCACCTATCCTGACGGTTTAAGAATCCTTAAAGCAATCATTATTCTTATCCAGCGAGAAAGACCTCTTTTTGCTTATTGCTGGATTAGTCTCTTTATCGGCTTCATTGGCCTCATTCTCGGGCTCTCCCTTATTCCCGAATACCTTACAACAGGCTTAGTCCCTCGCTTCCCTACCGCAATCCTTTCCACAGCGCTCATTCTATTTTCTCTTATCACAGCGACATGCGGCGTTTTGCTGCATAATATTGCCTCTTTAAGACGGGAAAATATACGCTTAACCTATATGCAAAACCACTTAGACGATTGA
- the ureE gene encoding urease accessory protein UreE (involved in the assembly of the urease metallocenter; possible nickel donor), with the protein MIVITKILGNLNDEKDWRSQLEGAEIDLFELTEWETQKSRFRKTTSKGQDLGIFLDRNQLLKEGDILLWDETQKRALIVKVHLREVLVLQAGIFLDETSESLLKISFELGNLFGNLHWKSLVKGAQIFIPLSVSRRIMENIVKTHVPDLPYQFLTGEQVVSKLSAAEVRLLFGGADTPNVHVSLNPDFQIQRCQ; encoded by the coding sequence ATGATTGTCATTACAAAAATTCTCGGAAATCTTAACGATGAGAAAGATTGGCGCTCCCAATTAGAAGGCGCAGAGATTGATCTTTTTGAGTTAACAGAATGGGAAACGCAAAAAAGTCGTTTTCGTAAGACGACTTCTAAAGGGCAGGATTTAGGTATTTTTCTTGATCGAAATCAATTGCTTAAAGAAGGGGATATTCTGCTTTGGGATGAGACGCAGAAACGGGCTCTTATCGTTAAAGTGCATTTGCGAGAAGTTCTAGTGCTTCAAGCTGGCATTTTTTTAGACGAAACATCGGAATCTCTTTTAAAAATCAGTTTTGAACTGGGGAATTTGTTCGGTAATTTACACTGGAAATCTTTGGTGAAGGGGGCGCAAATTTTTATTCCCTTAAGCGTTAGCAGGCGGATCATGGAAAATATTGTGAAGACGCATGTGCCAGATTTGCCTTATCAATTTTTGACAGGAGAGCAGGTCGTAAGCAAGCTGAGTGCTGCGGAAGTCCGCTTATTATTTGGCGGAGCAGATACTCCAAATGTGCATGTCAGCCTTAATCCTGATTTCCAAATTCAGCGATGCCAGTGA
- a CDS encoding HAD family hydrolase: MLGISLNWNKIKLVVFDVDGTLYNHRSIRKQMLVLLIKNAIQTHSLKTLKCIYHYRKLREVAGDKQITPFNDWLLSKTSEKTSLPKEQVNAIVQEWLIQRPQEYLKNALFENVASVFETLKEHQIKVGIFSDYPVIEKLNSMGLSADYYSDASSPEIDALKPLPKGLTSLIQKAHVSPQETLMIGDREERDGLVAQNADTHFLLCEKWNKKEVPPEVFYKKLSESCQDNFTNHALS, from the coding sequence ATTTTGGGCATCTCTCTAAATTGGAATAAAATTAAGCTTGTTGTTTTTGATGTCGATGGGACGCTCTACAACCATCGGAGCATACGTAAGCAGATGCTCGTTTTACTCATTAAGAACGCTATCCAGACGCACTCTCTAAAAACTCTGAAATGTATTTACCATTACCGGAAGTTGCGAGAAGTTGCTGGAGACAAACAGATTACCCCTTTCAATGACTGGCTTCTTTCAAAAACATCTGAAAAAACAAGTCTTCCCAAAGAGCAGGTTAATGCGATTGTTCAAGAATGGCTAATCCAAAGACCCCAAGAGTACCTCAAGAATGCTCTTTTTGAAAATGTCGCTTCCGTTTTTGAAACACTCAAAGAACATCAGATCAAAGTAGGTATTTTTTCAGACTATCCTGTGATTGAAAAACTCAACAGTATGGGGCTTTCTGCTGATTACTATTCTGATGCCTCTTCCCCTGAGATTGATGCGTTAAAACCCCTTCCAAAAGGCCTGACTTCTCTGATTCAAAAAGCGCATGTTTCACCACAAGAAACCCTCATGATTGGCGATAGAGAAGAACGGGATGGCTTGGTCGCACAAAATGCGGATACACATTTTCTCCTTTGCGAAAAATGGAATAAAAAAGAAGTTCCACCTGAAGTCTTTTACAAAAAACTCAGTGAAAGTTGCCAAGACAATTTTACAAACCATGCTCTAAGTTAG
- a CDS encoding urease accessory protein: MKEIEDSFEQLCRLGTEAPELASYQDEPPQMPTGTVGKKGYLRLGFAVSGGRSVLRDMDRRVPFLVQRALYWDEALPQMPCIFVISTAGCILQGDRLVMEIHVAKEARGHVTTQSATKIHSMRHNYAAQLQKIVLEEGSYLEMMPDSTIPHSDSRFINETQITLHSTATLLYSEILMSGRKYHPEDSGFRFEVYTSQVKAKTPEGRILFSERYVLEPKKYSLKTVGIMGIFDVFGNVVLLTPLKFHQAIMDRLQPLYDEKKGIAYGVSRLPNESGLIFKALGKEAHQVKEAIQNFWRIAREEILGVSLTKPLWR; encoded by the coding sequence ATGAAAGAGATTGAAGATAGTTTTGAGCAGCTTTGCAGATTAGGGACGGAAGCGCCTGAATTAGCTTCTTATCAAGATGAACCGCCGCAAATGCCGACAGGGACTGTCGGTAAAAAGGGATATTTGCGTTTGGGGTTTGCGGTTAGTGGCGGTCGAAGTGTTTTGCGTGATATGGATCGGCGCGTGCCTTTTCTTGTTCAAAGGGCTCTTTATTGGGATGAAGCTCTGCCGCAAATGCCCTGTATTTTTGTGATTTCAACCGCAGGATGTATTTTGCAGGGCGATAGGCTGGTGATGGAGATTCATGTTGCTAAAGAGGCTCGTGGGCATGTGACAACACAATCCGCCACTAAAATTCACAGCATGCGCCATAATTATGCGGCTCAATTACAGAAAATTGTATTGGAAGAGGGGAGCTATTTGGAAATGATGCCAGATTCTACGATTCCCCATTCAGACTCTCGTTTTATCAATGAAACACAGATTACCCTGCATTCGACGGCAACCTTGCTTTATTCAGAGATTCTCATGTCAGGGCGTAAATATCATCCAGAGGATTCTGGTTTTCGTTTTGAGGTTTATACCTCACAAGTAAAGGCAAAAACCCCAGAAGGGAGGATTTTGTTTTCAGAGCGCTACGTCTTAGAGCCCAAGAAATATTCTTTAAAAACAGTTGGTATTATGGGGATTTTTGACGTTTTCGGAAATGTCGTTTTATTAACCCCTCTTAAATTTCATCAGGCAATTATGGATCGCCTTCAACCGCTTTATGATGAGAAAAAAGGCATTGCATACGGGGTAAGTCGATTGCCAAATGAGTCGGGTTTAATTTTTAAAGCTTTAGGAAAAGAAGCGCATCAAGTTAAAGAAGCTATTCAGAATTTTTGGCGCATTGCACGAGAGGAAATTCTAGGAGTGAGCTTAACAAAACCGCTTTGGCGTTAG
- a CDS encoding urea transporter, with translation MLLGLAVASLRSSFIAFSSASLAILIAYWQGDNPHEIAEGLYAFSAVLTGLALGEILYPVGWRHFLYPFLGVVLTVLCQKLFNQWLGRVDLPALTFPFVCVCWFFLIILPKGEVF, from the coding sequence ATGCTTTTAGGATTGGCTGTAGCCTCTCTTAGAAGCAGTTTTATTGCTTTTTCATCAGCCTCTCTCGCTATTTTGATCGCCTATTGGCAGGGAGATAATCCGCACGAAATTGCAGAAGGCTTATATGCTTTCAGTGCAGTTTTAACAGGATTGGCACTGGGAGAAATTCTTTATCCAGTGGGCTGGCGTCATTTTCTTTATCCTTTTTTGGGTGTTGTTTTGACTGTTTTATGCCAGAAACTTTTCAATCAGTGGTTGGGAAGAGTAGATTTACCAGCACTCACTTTCCCCTTTGTCTGTGTTTGCTGGTTCTTTTTGATAATCTTGCCTAAAGGGGAAGTTTTTTAG